In one window of Gossypium hirsutum isolate 1008001.06 chromosome A01, Gossypium_hirsutum_v2.1, whole genome shotgun sequence DNA:
- the LOC121204902 gene encoding uncharacterized protein, producing MDDFSMSPYNQLNNIPKRNIRVNFVSKQSEYLASTCTIHGGGLLFPPPSSLTFSYPPSPSILNPILLYQNHHLLPPRLQPPLLPLPTPTKPLHVSLPCRTRSLSSSSYKNKNNKIRDQSLTPKSSKSKQLIISAGKVEDRPKKDNHLKPKQATETQAISKSSFDMAMAPANPLGSDPNDLPIVLPSSYIAAGDDAKKDLDEFSGSIFPLSPPPSSLPLPKFSLKSKLSCNPGAAGIDCGATDNLRRLLRLP from the coding sequence atggatgatttttccatGTCTCCTTACAACCAATTAAACAACATTCCAAAGAGAAACATTAGAGTTAATTTTGTTTCAAAACAAAGTGAATACTTAGCTTCAACATGCACCATCCATGGCGGAGGCCTTTTGTTTCCTCCACCATCGTCTCTCACCTTCTCTTATCCTCCTTCACCTTCCATTCTCAACCCGatattattatatcaaaatcACCACCTGCTGCCGCCACGGCTGCAACCACCTCTCCTCCCACTTCCAACGCCTACTAAACCTCTCCACGTGTCTCTCCCTTGCCGAACTCGAAGCCTTTCTTCTTCAtcatataaaaacaaaaacaacaaaatcagAGACCAATCCTTAACACCAAAAAGCTCAAAATCAAAACAACTCATCATCAGTGCAGGCAAAGTAGAAGATCGGCCGAAGAAAGATAATCATTTAAAGCCAAAACAGGCAACAGAAACACAAGCCATAAGTAAGTCGTCCTTTGACATGGCAATGGCACCCGCTAACCCTTTAGGATCCGATCCGAATGATCTCCCTATTGTTTTACCATCATCATACATAGCAGCAGGTGACGATGCCAAAAAGGATTTGGACGAATTTTCAGGTTCTATCTTTCCTCTGTCTCCACCACCTAGCAGCTTGCCTTTGCCTAAGTTTTCGCTAAAATCCAAGCTTAGTTGCAACCCTGGAGCCGCTGGAATCGACTGTGGAGCCACCGACAATCTCCGACGGCTCCTACGTCTCCCTTGA